The genomic stretch GTGCCGGATTGATGCTATTCGTGCAGCATCCAACCTTTGACCACGGCGGCATCCCTCATTTAGATCGCCTCTGCTTACTCTTCCTCTCCTCCATCAGCAAACCCTCAACAAGAAAGGAAGGCAACCCCTCGTTCAGGTACGTTCTGCTCCTTCCTCTCTTCTGATGCTTCGTatgattcatgatatgatttcggTGGATGCTTGTGCACCTGCGAACTAGTACAGGTGGGTGATCGAGAGGAGCAAACTTGGAAGTGGAGGAAGACAGGATGCTGAGGCAGGCGTCGAGTAGGAACCATAGAGTGAACGGGGGGTTCAGGGAGAAGAACGCGCTCCAGATCGGCGTTCTGGTCGCCGTCTGCCTCTGGCTGCTCTACCGGATGAAGTGCTCTCACGACCAGAGGAAGGCATATGAGGACAGGTTCGGAGATGATGAGAGGGTCGCCATGTTCGGCAGGGAGGGGCTCCTCCCTGACACGTTCGAGGTGGCTTCGCTGTCTGCGGAAGGCAGAACACATGTGGTGAAGCATGAGGAACTCGAGAAACAAGAACACGAGGAGCGATCGCATGAGGCTCAAGAACAGAGTTTTAAGGGCGACGACGCTTCCAGCGAGGTCGTCCATGGCGGCCATGAAGCAGAGCACGAAGAACGGGCGCAGGCGGCGCAAGAAAGAAGCTTCGAAGCCGATGATGCCTCCAGTGCTGTCGATCATGTCGTTCGAGTTAAAGAATCCGTATCTGGAAATATACTGTTCGATCCAGCTGAAACAACTAATTCCAGCCTTGTTCATGAAGGAACTGTGCTGGAGAAGAGGCCTTCCTCAAGAACAGCACCTGGTGAATCAGATAAGCAAGAAGAATTGGGGACGAGATCGAGAGACTCGTCGAAGGATGAAATCAATGTGCGGGACAATCATACTGCAATATCTGAAGACTGGAGAGAAGCAGAGAGAAACCAGTCGACGGTGGTGCATCCAACCATTGCTGTTGCTACAGCTGAGCCGGAA from Musa acuminata AAA Group cultivar baxijiao chromosome BXJ1-3, Cavendish_Baxijiao_AAA, whole genome shotgun sequence encodes the following:
- the LOC103979804 gene encoding uncharacterized protein LOC103979804, producing MLRQASSRNHRVNGGFREKNALQIGVLVAVCLWLLYRMKCSHDQRKAYEDRFGDDERVAMFGREGLLPDTFEVASLSAEGRTHVVKHEELEKQEHEERSHEAQEQSFKGDDASSEVVHGGHEAEHEERAQAAQERSFEADDASSAVDHVVRVKESVSGNILFDPAETTNSSLVHEGTVLEKRPSSRTAPGESDKQEELGTRSRDSSKDEINVRDNHTAISEDWREAERNQSTVVHPTIAVATAEPEVPWQEESDSPETTNNVESIK